A genome region from Pseudomonas sp. S06B 330 includes the following:
- a CDS encoding CgeB family protein: MDDVQNLVGKRVLFIAPMFFGYEKLIKAELEAKGARVEYFNDRPDNSFWTKALIRVDRRLLARKTDAYYRNIIESTRGQTYDHVLIVRGEAMSMQVLQQLRQAQPQARLSLYLWDSMHYNPNARKLLDKFDQVFSFDRSDVGQNPKMQFLPLFYGREFESSAQWQGTPLYDACFIGTIHTDRYKVLEKIIDSLQERGHKVFVFCYYPSKQLYRLRALVDPGFRRFGRKYVNFTGMKLTEVVSRIAESRAVIDVNRPDQLGLTMRTIEAVGAQRKLITTNADVVNYDLYNPRGVLLVDRQNPIIDEELLFNDELPFDPALREKYSVSAWVNRIFR; the protein is encoded by the coding sequence ATGGATGACGTACAGAACCTGGTTGGCAAGCGTGTGTTGTTTATCGCCCCGATGTTCTTCGGTTACGAGAAACTTATCAAGGCTGAGCTTGAGGCCAAAGGCGCACGGGTCGAATACTTCAACGATCGCCCAGACAACAGTTTCTGGACCAAGGCGCTGATCCGCGTGGATCGGCGTCTGTTGGCACGCAAAACTGATGCTTATTACCGCAACATCATCGAGTCTACTCGTGGCCAAACCTACGATCATGTCCTGATTGTGCGCGGTGAAGCCATGTCGATGCAGGTGCTGCAGCAGTTGCGTCAGGCTCAGCCTCAAGCTCGATTGAGTCTGTACCTTTGGGACTCAATGCACTACAACCCGAATGCGCGGAAGTTGCTGGACAAGTTTGATCAAGTATTTTCCTTCGACCGTTCGGATGTAGGGCAGAACCCGAAGATGCAGTTTCTGCCCCTTTTCTACGGGCGGGAGTTTGAGTCCTCGGCGCAGTGGCAGGGTACGCCGCTATACGACGCGTGTTTCATCGGTACCATCCACACAGATCGTTATAAGGTGCTGGAAAAGATCATCGATAGCCTGCAGGAGCGGGGTCATAAGGTGTTCGTATTCTGTTACTACCCTTCTAAACAACTGTATCGACTGCGCGCCTTGGTTGACCCCGGCTTCCGTCGTTTTGGTCGAAAATACGTTAATTTCACCGGCATGAAGCTCACCGAAGTGGTCAGCCGCATAGCAGAAAGCCGAGCAGTGATCGATGTGAATCGACCCGACCAGTTGGGGCTGACGATGCGTACAATTGAAGCAGTAGGTGCGCAGCGTAAGTTAATTACCACCAATGCCGATGTGGTCAATTATGACCTATACAATCCGCGCGGTGTGTTACTGGTAGACAGACAGAACCCAATAATCGACGAAGAGCTTCTGTTTAATGATGAATTACCATTTGACCCGGCCCTGCGCGAAAAGTATTCGGTTTCTGCGTGGGTAAACCGGATTTTTCGATGA